Proteins from a genomic interval of Trichoderma breve strain T069 chromosome 2, whole genome shotgun sequence:
- a CDS encoding outer mitochondrial membrane transport complex protein domain-containing protein: protein MLHLHVWGPAFGLPSIDAECLAIIAYFHNALPSSSWRLIPSNDPAVSPSNLLPALQHEDKWISGFQPIIEYLTSAAVCDALDEALSSIQRADSVAYSAYLRAHAGPLVDLSLYVSAANWAATTRPAYSSLLTFPLTWTVPTLIRAEAIKRAEHLGLAELDTDFDPNGGLHLSAGRDALPETFRRHIPLMTKKTVHEEMTPEQATAIRLFGLTEDCLTVLDDLIKEGDEEHYRFFTDAAVSSLDCLAFGYLALMQKPAVPRSFLKDWLEPKTPRLHKFVDSMLAAITTRGELPWVTPEPTSVARFGGRILDSVLRHIPNLGEQYAAEMRHRAERQKTGLDQRALMLIMGVVLTGLATGYGFQAYRAMQPFGASTQSWKPRRSRTRLSEFGQLGSMLSSAMGPFQPVPSGLDLGARDQGGPNGMLVEVDSEVD, encoded by the exons ATGCTGCATCTTCATGTCTGGGGCCCGGCCTTTGGCCTACCGTCCATTGATGCAGAGTGTCTGGCCATCATAGCATACTTTCACAACGCACTgccctcgtcatcatggcGTCTCATCCCCAGCAATGATCCCGCCGTTAGCCCATCGA ATCTTCTACCAGCATTGCAGCATGAAGACAAATGGATAAGCGGATTCCAGCCTATTATAGAATATCTAACCTCAGCAGCCGTTTGTGACGCCCTGGACGAGGCGCTCAGCTCCATTCAACGGGCAGACAGCGTCGCTTATAGCGCCTATCTGAGAGCTCACGCGGGACCTCTGGTTGATCTATCATTATACGTCTCTGCGGCGAATTGGGCTGCTACCACCAGGCCCGCGTACAGCTCGTTGCTGACTTTTCCCCTGACATGGACCGTTCCGACGTTGATCAGGGCGGAAGCTATTAAGCGCGCAGAACATCTTGGCCTGGCCGAGCTGGACACCGACTTCGATCCCAATGGCGGCCTTCATCTCTCTGCGGGCAGAGACGCACTCCCCGAGACCTTCCGGCGGCATATTCCTTtgatgaccaagaagacTGTTCACGAAGAGATGACGCCGGAGCAAGCTACAGCGATAAGGCTATTCGGCCTGACTGAAGATTGCCTTACCGTGCTGGATGATTTGATCAaagagggagatgaagagcattATCGATTCTTCACAGATGCTGCGGTCTCTTCGCTGGATTGTTTAGCTTTCGGGTACCTGGCTCTCATGCAGAAGCCTGCAGTTCCGCGATCTTTCCTCAAAGACTGGCTAGAGCCGAAAACTCCCAGATTACACAAATTCGTCGACTCCATGCTTGCTGCCATCACCACCCGCGGCGAACTTCCCTGGGTAACCCCCGAACCAACATCCGTCGCTCGCTTTGGCGGTCGCATTCTCGACTCCGTCTTGCGCCATATTCCCAACCTGGGGGAGCAGTATGCAGCTGAAATGCGCCATAGGGCCGAACGCCAGAAGACAGGCTTAGACCAGCGAGCTCTCATGCTAATCATGGGCGTAGTCCTCACTGGCTTGGCCACGGGCTATGGATTCCAGGCCTACAGGGCGATGCAGCCGTTTGGAGCATCGACTCAGTCGTGGAAGCCTAGACGGTCGCGGACAAGATTGAGCGAGTTTGGACAGCTTGGGTCAATGCTGAGCAGCGCCATGGGACCCTTTCAGCCTGTGCCGAGCGGCCTCGATTTGGGAGCTCGGGATCAAGGAGGGCCCAATGGAATGCTAGTAGAAGTTGATTCTGAAGTAGATTGA
- a CDS encoding tRNA synthetases class I (I, l, M and v) domain-containing protein has protein sequence MSKSWKSTLRLPRSSFPARPNPKLQQQILRDCTDNYYQWQTSNRPKENPFVLHDGPPYANGPLHAGHAINKTLKDMINRIQVQAGRRVMYRPSWDCHGLPIEMKALGESGTKGLSPPKIRESARRLASKTILDQMKGFQSFAVMSEWDNKWTTMDRAFEIRQLRVFQKMVRSGLIYRKHKPVYWSTSSRTALAEAELEYRDDHVSTAAYVRFPILSDWSSVPGLSDFKSQLYAAIWTTTPWTLPANKAIAVHNELDYALLQVGNDGLLVAESLLEEIAKNIPSAVVIAKSIPGSQLTGLLYRNKLRGNASSLQPIVHAEFVSADSGTGLVHMAPGHGQEDYQACSALGIEAFAPITDEGHFTPEAYPDDPEKLTLAPSILDGGSQAVLELVGEDVLWTHKLQHKYPYDWRTKKPVVIRATAQWFADVGSIKEDALQALSQVRFVPESGRVRLESFVKGRSEWCISRQRSWGVPIPALYDESGNAVMTDESIEHIISVMEQKTSDAWFSDAPDDAAWIAPSLKGTYRRGTDTMDVWFDSGSSWTEIGRPVDVYLEGSDQHRGWFQSSLLTFVAAQKADGKTGTDIAPPFGTLITHGFTLDAQGKKMSKSLGNTIVPSEIMEGRLLPPLKSKGNDAATRFDALGADALRLWAASSDFTSDILVGASILQPIHSALIKYRTTLKMLLGSLHQSALQAPLTKLDQIAILQLQDVMAQVWEAYSNYEFHKAAGLINRWIATDLSAFYLEGLKDRLYCGDGGGVLVPILVGFLRMLAPITPMLVEEAWSHRPSWMVEDASFEHPARQLYNSHVIDPARLTLDQAQLRLHLPILSAVHDAVKAGLEQGRESKALGSSLQCSLSISITDDRLATVLEEYLDELDAMFVVSSVELNTSFSADGHDWCYSKEFAVDGMQGVVHVLPPKQSKCSRCWRYVAEEEDGLCGRCEDVIAAAAP, from the exons ATGTCAAAGTCATGGAAATCGACGCTGAGGCTGCCCCGCTCAAGCTTTCC AGCTCGACCGAATccaaagctgcagcagcagatctTGCGTGACTGCACCGACAACTATTACCAATGGCAGACGAGTAACCGGCCCAAAGAGAACCCGTTCGTGCTCCACGATGGCCCGCCGTACGCCAATGGGCCGCTTCATGCCGGCCATGCGATCAATAAGACTCTCAAGGACATGATCAACAGGATACAAGTGCAGGCTGGCAGAAGAGTCATGTACAGGCCGAGTTGGGACTGCCACGGCCTTCCCATTGAGATGAAGGCTCTCGGGGAGAGTGGCACCAAGGGATTGAGCCCACCCAAGATTCGAGAATCTGCCAGGCGTTTGGCGAGCAAGACGATTCTGGATCAGATGAAAGGATTCCAGTCGTTTGCTGTCATGTCTGAGTGGGATAATAAGTGGACAACCATGGATCGCGCTTTCGAGATTAGACAACTCCGCGTGTTCCAGAAGATGGTCCGCAGCGGCCTCATATATCGCAAGCATAAACCCGTTTACTGGTCGACATCGTCCCGCACGGccttggccgaggctgagctggaatACCGTGATGATCATGTGTCGACTGCTGCTTATGTTAGATTCCCTATTTTGTCTGATTGGAGCTCGGTTCCCGGACTGAGCGACTTCAAAAGTCAACTGTACGCTGCTATCTGGACAACAACCCCCTGGACGCTTCccgccaacaaggccattgcTGTGCATAACGAGCTCGACTACGCATTGCTGCAGGTCGGAAATGATGGCCTTTTGGTCGCAGAGAGCCTCCTGGAGGAGATTGCAAAGAATATTCCCTCTGCGGTGGTCATTGCCAAGTCGATTCCTGGTTCCCAGCTAACGGGTCTCTTGTACCGAAACAAGTTGAGAGGGAACGCCTCCTCATTGCAACCCATTGTTCATGCCGAGTTTGTCTCTGCCGATTCCGGGACTGGTCTCGTCCATATGGCACCTGGACACGGACAGGAAGACTACCAGGCTTGCTCGGCGTTGGGTATCGAAGCGTTCGCCCCTATTACGGATGAAGGACACTTTACTCCCGAGGCCTACCCAGACGATCCTGAAAAGCTGACTTTGGCGCCATCTATTCTTGACGGCGGAAGTCAGGCTGTGCTGGAACTGGTTGGGGAGGATGTGCTCTGGACTCATAAACTTCAGCACAAGTACCCGTATGACTGGCGCACGAAGAAACCTGTGGTCATTCGAGCTACGGCGCAATGGTTCGCGGATGTGGGAAGCATCAAGGAAGACGCTCTTCAGGCATTGAGCCAGGTGCGCTTCGTCCCCGAATCTGGCAGAGTTCGCCTGGAAAGCTTTGTGAAGGGTAGAAGTGAGTGGTGCATTTCCAGACAGCGATCCTGGGGTGTGCCTATTCCTGCTCTCTATGATGAAAGCGGAAACGCTGTCATGACGGATGAATCTATCGAGCACATTATATCTGTTATGGAACAAAAGACATCGGACGCATGGTTCTCGGATGCCCCTGACGATGCGGCCTGGATTGCGCCATCGCTCAAGGGAACATACCGACGTGGAACCGATACGATGGATGTTTGGTTTGATAGCGGTAGCAGCTGGACTGAGATTGGGCGTCCTGTGGATGTCTATCTTGAAGGCTCTGATCAGCACCGAGGCTGGTTCCAGTCCAGTCTCCTAACATTCGTGGCAGCTCAAAAAGCAGATGGCAAAACTGGAACTGACATTGCACCTCCTTTCGGAACACTCATCACCCATGGCTTCACACTTGATGCGCAAGGCAAGAAAATGTCCAAGTCTCTAGGTAACACCATCGTCCCCAGCGAAATCATGGAGGGCAGGCTGCTGCCCCCTCTGAAGAGCAAAGGGAATGATGCTGCTACACGCTTCGACGCCCTCGGTGCCGATGCCCTGCGACTCTGGGCGGCTAGCAGCGACTTTACATCCGATATTCTTGTGGGAGCGTCCATCTTGCAGCCGATTCACAGTGCACTGATCAAATACCGAACGACGTTGAAGATGCTACTCGGGTCTCTGCACCAGTCTGCGCTCCAGGCACCGTTGACAAAGCTTGACCAAATCGCCATCTTGCAGCTTCAGGATGTCATGGCTCAGGTCTGGGAGGCATATAGCAACTACGAATTCCACAAGGCTGCCGGACTAATTAACCGATGGATTGCGACTGATCTCTCTGCGTTTTACCTGGAAGGGCTTAAAGACCGTCTGTACTGCGGTGATGGAGGCGGTGTCCTGGTTCCCATCTTGGTTGGATTCTTGCGAATGCTGGCACCAATCACGCCGATGCTGGTTGAAGAGGCCTGGTCTCACAGGCCGTCATGGATGGTGGAAGATGC GTCATTCGAACACCCGGCACGGCAGCTCTACAATTCGCATGTGATTGATCCCGCGCGCTTGACGCTGGATCAGGCGCAGCTACGACTACATTTGCCCATCCTGTCCGCTGTGCACGATGCGGTGAAGGCGGGGTTGGAGCAAGGCCGAGAATCGAAAGCGCTCGGCAGCTCTCTTCAGtgctccttgagcatctctATTACGGATGATCGCCTGGCGACGGTTTTGGAGGAGTACTTGGACGAGCTGGATGCCATGTTTGTGGTATCGTCTGTGGAGCTCAACACTTCTTTTTCGGCCGATGGTCATGATTGGTGCTATTCGAAGGAGTTTGCTGTGGATGGCATGCAGGGCGTTGTGCATGTGCTGCCGCCGAAGCAGAGCAAATGCTCTCGATGCTGGAGATATgttgctgaggaggaggacggaCTGTGTGGACGATGCGAAGACGTTAtagcagctgcagctccatgA
- a CDS encoding sacI homology domain-containing protein: protein MAHLAAAKLPYRDINLRVTSDAYTFTSPSSPDAPALVIDRPMGDVRLVQGGFNSSKRATRVSSISGILGIIQLPLDKYVIIINKAKPMGRLKGQMVYKVISTEILPMRERQIHDPDEDTFINLLKTFLAQGPMYFSYSIDLTNSIQRQSHADTSRPLWLRTDDRFFFNKYLQSELIKFRTAGSRSQPGPQPAIDPFILPCMFGMFEIKQTKFKSTPLTIVLISRRSRYRGGTRFFTRGVDEEGHVANYNETEQIVILNDSSSTGLGGFAGSSDMQSGKFGASAGQEMQILSYVQTRGSVPTFWSEVNNLKYTPKIQVRSTDAALAASAKHFEEQIRIYGDNYLINLVNHKGRELQVKESYEQMAKALVSMPKERREADRLTDEKFTTIQPGSSRQQFDRLHYVYFDYHSETKGMQMHKAYAIVDRLRDAVDAQGYFRGVEMPGNNDGRIEARSLQTSVMRTNCMDCLDRTNVVQSIFARHMLDRMLQDAGLLAKGSSFKNEDPAFEFLFRNIWADNADVVSTAYSGTGAMKTDVTRTGKRTPMGALQDGRIGLTRYCLNNFMDGPRQDAYDLFLGVYQPGEANVGTNLIFGDRRPVLIQAIPYILAFSIFIVLVGIFTRRPPNSSVIPMRIFILFWSSVAAWCFHFVWTHGMLYVNWPRLNPLGYAIDGYTQNISKAKKDAVIGTLVARHERGLSTARFINAEEGKKRIE from the exons atggcgcaCCTAGCAGCGGCCAAGCTGCCCTATCGCGACATCAACCTCAGGGTCACCAGCGATGCTTATACCTTtacctcgccctcgtctcCCGATGCGCCGGCCTTGGTCATTGATCGTCCTATGGGAGACGTCCGGCTGGTCCAGGGCGGCTTCAATTCCTCCAAGCGCGCGACGCGTGTGTCCAGCATCTCCGGAATCcttggcatcatccagctccCTCTAG ACAAGtatgtcatcatcatcaacaaggccaagcccaTGGGCAGGCTCAAGGGACAGATGGTCTACAAGGTTATCTCAACCGAGATTCTCCCTATGCGCGAGCGACAGATCCACGATCCGGACGAAGACACCTTTATAAACCTCCTCAAGACTTTCCTTGCTCAGGGCCCCATGTACTTTTCCTACTCGATCGATCTCACCAACTCGATCCAGCGTCAATCCCATGCCGACACCTCCCGACCCCTGTGGCTGAGAACAGATgatcgcttcttcttcaacaagtaTCTGCAGTCCGAGCTGATCAAGTTCCGCACCGCAGGATCTCGTAGTCAGCCTGGCCCGCAGCCTGCCATTGATCCTTTCATTCTTCCTTGCATGTTTGGCATGTTTGAAATCAAGCAGACCAAGTTCAAGAGCACACCCCTAACTATCGTATTGATTTCCCGACGCTCACGATACCGTGGTGGAACCCGATTCTTCACTCGAGGTGTAGACGAAGAAGGCCATGTTGCCAACTACAACGAGACAGAGCAAATCGTCATCCTCAAcgatagcagcagcaccggtCTTGGAGGATTTGCTGGCAGCAGTGATATGCAGAGTGGCAAGTTTGGCGCGTCGGCAGGCCAGGAGATGCAGATTCTATCATACGTCCAAACTCGAGGCAGCGTGCCCACATTCTGGTCCGAGGTCAACAACCTAAAGTACACGCCGAAAATCCAGGTTCGCAGCACAGATGCCGCCCTCGCGGCTTCAGCCAAGCACTTTGAGGAGCAGATCCGCATCTACGGAGACAACTATCTCATCAACCTAGTCAACCACAAGGGACGAGAGTTGCAGGTCAAGGAGTCTTATGAGCAGATGGCTAAGGCTCTTGTCTCGATGCCCAAGGAGCGGCGCGAGGCCGATCGTCTTACCGACGAGAAGTTCACGACCATCCAGCCGGGCTCGAGCCGCCAGCAGTTTGACCGCCTTCACTATGTCTACTTTGACTATCACAGCGAGACAAAGGGCATGCAAATGCACAAGGCATACGCCATCGTGGACAGACTCCGGGACGCTGTCGATGCGCAGGGATACTTCCGTGGCGTCGAAATGCCAGGAAACAACGATGGAAGGATTGAAGCCCGCAGCCTTCAGACCAGCGTAATGCGCACAAACTGCATGGACTGTCTTGACCGTACCAACGTCGTCCAAAGCATCTTCGCTCGTCATATGCTTGACCGCatgctgcaagatgctggCCTGCTCGCAAAGGGCTCATCGTTTAAGAACGAAGACCCCGCGTTCGAGTTCCTCTTCCGCAACATTTGGGCCGACAATGCTGATGTTGTCTCCACGGCCTACTCTGGAACTGGAGCCATGAAGACAGACGTTACCAGGACTGGCAAGCGTACGCCAATGGGAGCCTTGCAAGATGGCCGTATTGGTCTTACACGATACTGCCTCAACAACTTCATGGACGGCCCTCGCCAGGATGCATACGACTTGTTCCTCGGAGTCTATCAGCCCGGGGAGGCTAACGTTGGCACCAACCTCATTTTCGGCGACAGGCGGCCGGTTCTCATCCAGGCCATTCCCTATATCTTGGCTTttagcatcttcatcgttcTCGTGGGCATCTTTACCAGGCGGCCTCCCAATTCGAGCGTCATCCCCATGcgcatcttcattctcttctgGTCCAGCGTGGCAGCCTGGTGCTTCCACTTTGTCTGGACTCACGGCATGCTCTAT GTAAACTGGCCACGCCTGAACCCGCTCGGGTATGCTATCGATGGTTACACCCAGAacatctccaaggccaagaaggacgcCGTCATTGGAACCCTCGTCGCCAGACATGAGCGTGGGCTCAGCACCGCTCGGTTCATCAACGCCGAGGAGGGTAAGAAGAGGATTGAATAG